The following proteins are encoded in a genomic region of Gossypium hirsutum isolate 1008001.06 chromosome D05, Gossypium_hirsutum_v2.1, whole genome shotgun sequence:
- the LOC107906035 gene encoding protein LURP-one-related 11, with the protein MLKIHPQYVPYVPFTTSTEETFTIWMKSLILSGKGCTVFDSNGRIVYRVDNYNRKYCDEVYLMDSTGKVLFTIRRKKFRLIKFWEGFRTFSGRVNDEDKNPGFEVRKSCRILRCDSICEVIVRLHGDQPCQHYRIESCPGKSTFKIVDKLGRLITEVKRKQSKSGVSLGEDVLTMVVEPHVDQSLVMGLVVVYSLINGTM; encoded by the exons ATGTTAAAGATCCATCCCCAATATGTCCCATATGTTCCTTTCACCACATCAACGGAAGAAACTTTCACGATTTGGATGAAATCTCTGATTCTTAGCGGCAAAGGCTGCACCGTGTTCGACTCAAACGGCCGGATAGTTTATCGTGTTGATAATTACAATCGCAAGTACTGCGATGAAGTTTACCTAATGGATTCTACCGGAAAAGTTTTGTTCACCATTCGAAGAAAG AAATTTAGGTTGATTAAATTCTGGGAAGGATTTAGAACATTCAGTGGAAGAGTTAACGATGAAGATAAAAACCCAGGTTTTGAAGTACGAAAAAGTTGCAGGATTTTAAGATGCGACTCCATCTGTGAAGTTATTGTCAGGTTACATGGGGATCAACCGTGTCAACATTACCGGATTGAAAGCTGTCCAGGCAAATCAACGTTCAAGATTGTAGACAAGCTCGGCAGACTTATTACGGAG GTGAAAAGAAAGCAATCTAAAAGTGGAGTTAGTTTAGGAGAAGATGTATTGACAATGGTGGTGGAACCCCACGTCGATCAGTCTCTTGTAATGGGCCTTGTTGTAGTTTATAGTCTCATCAATGGTACAATGTGA